TACATCtttgaaattgcatttaaaaagtatttgaggCTATATTGTATGTCAGTCGTGGCTGATGGGGTCTGACCCGAGGCAAATGAGACAGAGTGGAGTAATAATACAGCAAAGCTTTTattagaggaaaggagagggcaGAAGGGGATGGGAGGCTGATGGCAGTAGAAGTGgcagtgggggtgggtgggtggggagaggaagggggggagcCAGAATCCTGCAGATGGCTAGGGGTCTCCACCTATGGAGAAAGGGGTCTTTTATTGGGTGGTGGTCTGGGATGAGGTAATCTGTGTTGCCTCTATTGGTCAGTTTTGCTTATTTGGGTTTAGTTGACTGGATGGCCCTAAATGGGTTGGGAATCTCAGTCTCTGGGGGTGGTAAATTCTCAGGCCTGATGGCCTATGATGCTGGAGGTCATTTATCTAGTCTGATGTTCTGCCAGGTGCTATTGTGGCAGTTCCTGTCCCAGATTCAGGTgctggggaagagggaaaaggtggGGGGCTGCTTTGGTCCCAGGGTCTATCATCGTATTCCACCCCTTCTCCCTTGCTTCCAGTAGAATGAAGGTCCCTGGGCTAGAAACTGTgcttaattttgaaaaatgctgCATCTCTGTCCTTATTAGGCTATGGTTAAGTAAACATCTTCATTGAATGTTAGTCTACAAATGTTTCCATTTTGTTCCTGTCCCAAACTTAAATCACTGGACCAGAAGAGCACTCCATCCAATCtgatctctttattttacagaaaagaaccTGAGGCCCCAGAAGTTGTGTCTTGGCCAAAGTTATAATTGCCTCAGGGGAgtgagaggcagaatttgaatgctTTTCCCATAAtactgtcaatgtggaatctagaagtccccaagcTTGTAGCCTAGGAAGATTAAATGAACCCCAGTTTACTTGGCTTAAGGGTGAAGGCTCCTGGTTTGACCTTGTaacatgagagtttcctccttcCTACTCCTACTTCACCGATCTCAGTCtaaacaatagactttaagactTGGCACAGTAGGTAGCAAATCGGTCTCCCAAGCTGAAGGTCCGAAGTCCAATCCTAGGAAGGaaggtgtgatatactgggagagccTTCTGGAGACTAGGAGAGCCGTTTGActagtctattgttagtctgagatcagTGAAGTAGGACCCTCCCTCAGGGAGGAAACTCATGGGACAAGGTCAAAGCAGGAGCCTTCACCCTTAAGCCAAGTAAACTGGGGCTCATTTAATCTTCCTAGGCTACAAgcttggggacttctagattccacgttgacagtgCCACGCTATCTCCCTGCCTCTCAGGGCTGTTCGGAGGAGGACATTATGGAATAATGAGTCcatcagatcatagatttagaactagaaaggaccttagagatcacccagGACAACCCCTTTGTTATGCAAATGAAAAGGCTGAGATTaaaagatttgtccaaggtcaaatggGTATTATGTGTGATTTGGCCAGGTTGTTCATCAGTGCCCAATCCAATGCTTTTTGCATTCACTAAATCATTGAGAATTCAGAGAGAAGTCACTAAAACCAAGAGTCATCAGGAAAAGCTTTATGTAATGGGTGGGATTAAATAGGATGGTCCTCCTCCCTTACCTTATCCCCACTGATGCTTCAGATTGAATATAGACTGCAAAATTTATAGCCAGTTTGGAATAAATTTTAATCCTATACAAGAGTTAGGGGAGTGGTTTTGTTTGCTCAACAAAGTGCCCTATTTAGTGAATATTGGTTAATGATGAAATCAATTACTATTTGAGACCCAGAGAGCAAAAGATCTTCAGCTTTCATGACTGCTCTggcagaagaaaaagggagagagagcaatAGGAAGGATATGAGATACTGAAGAACAAATAGATGAaggaagacaaatgggaaatgtAGTAAAGGCAAACAGAGTCAAATTAAGTCAACAAGTACTCTCTGTACCTAGGACTGGGTCTTGAGCAGGAGAATGGGATGGATAGCTTGTCAATTGTTTGGAGTTACAAGTTATATATGTACCTTGTAACTTGTACCAGGTTTGAATAAGAGTGGGCCTAGGGAAACCCTACAAGTTCTCCAAGACTCCTGGCAAAAGGGCCCAGAAAGCCTTTGGCTTATAAAAACCTTAGTTTAAAAGttacatttttattcataaaaattaatCGAAGCGCAAAAAATGAAGCAATTTACAAAGTACAACTTTTCAAAGGCGAAATTTCTAACTTAATGCTCCCAGAACTAACACAAAGGTATAAGAAGGATGATTGGAATGAGTGGTACCAGGGCTTGGAGTCTTTGGAGAGCCCATATTTATCTGCTCATGGCAAAGGGGAAAATGTGGAGAGAATTCATGGAAGGTCGGAGGGTCTTGGGTATGAGATTTGAAAGATTCCTATTTAGCATTCAGCAGGCATTTTCTGACTCATCTCGGTTCCAGCGCTGGCCTCGAGAGGATCCGCCTGTATTCCTTCTGGTCGGTGGGCTCAAGGTCACCCATCCAGCCCCCTTTGTCAATAGGTGGCTCTCATTTAATCTGTGCACTCGATAATTTTCATAGTGAACATTATGGGTGATGTCTTTGAGGTCCTGCATATGGGAACTTGAGAAAGAAGGCTAACTATTGATTTTAGACTTCCCTAAACCCCAGTCCAATGTCCCCCGTTTAGCCCTCTTCCTCCCACAGGGTTCAACTGAACCCAACCATTCTTGCCCTTCTTTCTATGTGCCCGTTTAACCTCTTCTGATTACCCTCTTACCGTATGAGCAGGTCTCTCAGTAGAGGGAATTCACAATGAGCCATGTTCTCCACTGGAATgagaaaaataacaatagctaacttttatatagctctttaagctGACCAAACTGGACAAGCTGAGCGTAAGGGCTTTCTTCCCTGGTATCATCTCATGGAATTCATTCAATCAATCTTTATTGAGCCCTTTATTGGGTGTAAGGCGCCATGCCAGCTTCCACAACAATCCTTCCAATACAAATGGTTCTTTCTATTGAAGCTCAACCATCAATGCCCATCATGTCCCAACCTTCATAACCTCCACCCCCTCAGATTCTCCTTCCTCACCAATCCTGCCCTCACCTTCAATGATTCCCCATTTTGTCTTCCGGCCAAGGACACACTTCCCATTAACCAAGTGCTCTCGGTCTGCTCCAACCACAGCAAAGGGGATCTTCTCCTGAAGGAGTGGCCACAGAATGATAGGATTAGAAGGGGCCACAGCAATCATCTAGTCCCACTTGTATCTGAAAAGGAATCTGCCCTACAACATATCCAATAAGgctgcttctctttttttttaacccttaccttctgtcttagaatcaattcaaagtatcagttccaagggagaagaatggtcagtggcttgcccaggatctcatagctaggaaatgcctcaggccagacttgaacccatcCTCCCAAGTCCAAGCCTGGAGGTCTGTCCACTCTGCTTCCTAGCTGCTCCttatacatttctttctccacGCCTCCCCCcctcttagtaataactctaagacagaagggcaagggctcggccaatggggttaagtgacgtgcctagggtcccatagctaggatgTATGTGATGTCAGATCCTAACACAGGTCCTTTTGATTCCAGGccagctgccctccccccaaAAGGCTTCTGTTGAGAATTAACCTTCCACCACCCAAATCAGGATAGTTATCTAAGAACATTTCCCTCCAGTAAGCCTAAATCCGTCCCTTTGCAACTTCTAGTCTCTGTTTATGGGTCTGCCCTCTTGGGCCAAGCAGAGTAAGTTTCCATCATATAACACTCTTCAAATAATTGAATATAACTATTATGTCCCCAAAGTCTTCTCTAGGTTAGTTATCCCTATTTCAAGCAAGCCTCTTGTTACATCCATGTTAGACACTCTCCAGCTTATTCATGTTCTTCCTAAATGTGGCACTCAGAGAATTGAACACAATGCTCCAgggcagaggagagggagaatttCATCACCCTGTTTCTCAAAGCTATGCCTCTCAAAGCAGCTAGAGTTTGAAGGGAGAGGTGTGTATATGGAACCTGAGGTGGGAGACCAAAAGGCGAAATGTAATTTAGGCAAGAAAAAGACAATGGGATACTGGTGTATAAGAGGGAATATTTATATGTGATGAGAAAGTCTGCAGTCAGATTACCTAGGAGCCATCAGTGAGTAAAAGGTTATACCCAGCATTCCAAAGAGAGAAGAGTAAGAAGTAGATTAAGTGGAAACCTTCTAGGATAATGGATTCACTAAGAGCTAGATTTTTAATGGCATGATTCTTCTACTGtctttcaaaatacatttttcctATCAACTCAAGAATGATGGAAATTATAGGACACAGCTTTTCAGCACTTAGAGATAAATCCTTCTGGGGAAAGTAGATTTAAGAGAGTTAAATTCACACCAAAGAGTGAGTGATTGATGCTGGAGCCTTTCTTGAGAGCATGTTTTAATAGCAGAAAGAGAACAAGAAGCTATGGAAAACTAAAGGCTTGGGAAGAATGGGTGCTATGGGGGTTGCAGGAAAAGATTCATAAAAGGGAAGGTAGGGGACTAAACATAAATTTTTCTCACTTTACAGTGTTGCTGATGGACCATCCTTGCTTGCCAGTGACAGGGAGGATGTTCTTTAAACTCCAAAAAGAAGAGCACTACTGCTCCACCCTACCCACTATAACACAATTGCTGGCATATAGGTTTAAGACTTAAAAAGTGCTTAAGACCATTACTTTGCTTGATCCTATAACTAGGTGCTAaagttattcccatttcacagagaagaaaaatgatactCAGTGatgttgagtgactttcccatggaCACCCAAAGAGAAAGAATCTGTGTGGCAGGATTTAAACTTCCGTCTTTCTGATGCTAGCTTCCGCACGCTATTGACTCTAACTTGTTACCCCTCTTATGTTCCCTTGGAGCAGCATTTTGCTGTTTGCATCAAGTTCCAGAACACTTCTCATGAGATAGTAACTAAAAAGGAACTAGTCTAGCTGTCCAAATGGGAGGTAGAAATAGAAATGGAcccatctgtacaaaaatatttacagctatgctttcttgtggtggcaaaaaaattggaaaatgaggggacgttAACTcgattggggaacagctgaacaaattgtggtatctgatggtgatggaatactattgtgctagaaggaatgatgaacagatttctataagaactgaaaagacctccatgaactgatgtggaatgaaataagcagaaccaggagatcattatacacagtaactgagaCATTATGGGATGAtgttgctactaatagcaatacaatgacccagaacaattctgtgggacttgctatccacatctagagaaagaatggtgggagtagaaatctagaagaaaacatgatttatcacttatttatatgggtatatggattagggtttgggttttaaaagattactcccttataaaaatgaaataggttttgagtgataatgcatgtataacccagtagaattgcttgtcagctctgggagggggcaaGGAAGAGGTGAGGGAGATAACGTGAAttacataaccatggaaaaatcttttttaaaaaataaaataaaaattgtatttaaaaaatgggaagtgGGAGTGGTAGAGTGGATGGGGAAAGCCTCTTGCTTGCCCAGCCTGTAGTTGGAATTGCAGCCCAAGGAACTTTATCCCAATGCATATCTCAAACAGGTGCTAAAGATGGATGATGACCAATAGCTGGAAATAGTCCAGAATTTagtaggaaaaaaagatgaggtTGTATCAGTCTTGGAAAATTGTGCTGCCCTTCAGTTGAACCCCAGCTGCTCAATACCTCCAAAGCTAATTTTATTAACACCCATATTTTCCTAGGAATGTTGCACAGCTGAGAAATTATGAAACAGCATTATCTCCGAAGGGTCAAAACTGTATCATCCTAGATATGTAAAATGGCTACGTGAAGACATCTTCAGGAATATGCATGATCAGGAAAGAAAGTAGGCTTGTCCCCTGTTGAGAGTGAGGAGGGATAAGCGACAGGGTTGCTATAGTATCTATGGAATCTTAAAAGAACCAAAGAAAAGCCTGCATCATACTGAATTCACTCTGGAAAATTTGTGGAAAAGACGTGGACAAGAATTGCATAGGACGAAAGGACATCATTAAGAGTTGTGAGTTAGAGGGTAATAGAATATTCATGCAGATGTTTTCCTGGATCCATTGAAATATTCCAATCTATTCCTTGTTCAGAAGCATGagatttttgtattttgattGGCAGTGCAGCTCAAAGGGACCTTTGAAATCCTCTTGTTTGagtctctcattttgcagatggggaaactgaggtttagggcAGCAAAAGTAACCTGGATAATAAGGATTATTAAGGATTAAGTAGCAATgcctaaatttgaacccaggtatctGACTCCaaagttaatttttctttatattatatcataCCAGTAGCTTGAAAAACTTTGGGAGGGGACCAGGGACTACTTGTGGGGAGGGGAGGCCAGGGACTGCCTGGGGTTTCCGTACAAACCGAACATAAGAGTAGAACCTGTAGAAAAGGCCTGTTTTCCTCAAGAACTAAGAGAACTTGGAGGGTTCTACTTTTGGGCTGTGGTGGGAAGTCAGATCGAATCAGGTGGAGCCAGACTTCTAATGGGATTGCATAGAGAAGCACTTGGGACTAGAAACAACTGCATAAATCTTTTCTAGGACTTCTCTTAGGCTGGACTAGGATGAACTCTTTGACCACACCTTATCATTTGCCTATCTGGAATACCCTCAGGTTCTTCATGAGATAAGAACATAATTTCTTATACCTGAGACAGTAGTTTCTGGGTGTGTATGGTAGTAAAGACTTCCTAAGAAGAGAGGGCAGattacagaatacaaaataaaaccacaggaattatcagcatttctatatattaccaacaaagtccagcagcaagaaataggaaaataaattccatttaaaataactcttaaaGGGTCaactgggtagctgagtggaatgagagtcaggtccagagataggaggtcctgagttcaaatttgacctcagtcacttcctagctatgtgaccctgggcaagtcacttaacccccattgcccagcctttaccactcttctgccttggaaccaaattggttccaagacagaagataagggtttaaaaataaaacaaaactctagacaatataaaatacccaggAATTTGTTTGCCAGGATAATCATAGGAATTacatgaaaacaattataaaacaccttttttttttttaaacccttaccttccgtcttaggcagaagagtggtaagggctgggcaatgggagctaagtgacttgctcagggtcactcagctaggaagtgtctgaggtcaaatttgaacccaggacctcccatctctggacctgactctcaatccactgagctacccagcttccccctataaaacacttttcacacaaataaaatcagatctaaacaattgggaaaacattaattgctcatgggtaggcagtgccaatataataaaaatgacaattctacctaaacaattattttttcagtgccataccaaactaccaaaaaaattttaaagaactagaaaatataataacaaaattcatttagaagaataaaagatcaagaatattaagggaacgagtgaaaaaaaaatgtgaaggaaggtgacctagcagtactgGATCTTAAGTATTTGAAGGcagtaataatcaaaacaatttggtactggctaagaaaaagaatggaggatcaatggaataaattaggggtaaatgatctcagaaatctagtgtttgataaacccaaagatcccagctttggggataagaactcatcatttgacaaaaactgctaggaaaatgaaaacagtatggcagacactaggcatagaccaatatctcacattctatgacaagataaagtcaaaatgggtatatgatttagacataaagagtaatACTGTAAAGTAAATTAGGGGGATATAGAAtttttacctgtcaaatctatggagaaaggaagaatttatggctaaacaaaatattgagaacattataagatgtaaaatgaataattttgactatataaaattaaaaaggttttatacaaaatatcaatataatcaaagttaaaaggaaaacaataaaactggggaaaaactttttataacagagttctctgataaaggtcttacttttcaaatatatagagaactaagtcaaatttataagaatacaaaccattccccagttgacaaatggtcaaaggatatgaataagcagttttcagatgaagaaatcaatgctatcaataatcatataaaaatgttctaaatcactgttgattagagaaatgcaaattaaaagatgtaccacttcatatctatcagattggccaatatgacagtaaaggaaagtgatacataTTAGTGGGGATGTGGTAAATTTAGGCCACTAATGAGCTGTTGGAAGTTTTAAACAGatctaactattctggagggcaatttgaaactatgcccaaagggctataaaacaatgtatataccctttgatccaagaataccactgctaggtctatattccaaagagataaaataaaataaagttggtggggaaggacctacttgtataaaaatatttatagtagccttttttgtggtggcaaagaattggaaattgaaagaatgcccatcaactgaggaatggttgaacaaaatgtgacatatgttggtgatggaatactattgtgctgtaagaaatgatgaacagtcatattgtaaaagaaaacatgtCTCCTACAATAGAGAAAAaaccatgaaggaaataaagtgaagaatggcatacataaaacaattttaaaaatagttacaaaaatgatgaataggatgatttcagaaagaggtggcaagacctacatgaactgatgcagaatgaaataagcagaaccaggagaacattatcgtgtaacagcaatattatggaatgatcaactgtgatagacttccCTGCTcttagaaatacaatgatccaggacaattcttaggacaaagaatgctatctacctccaaagaaagaactgttggagttggaatgcagatcaaagcatataatttttcattttagtttatttatttgggttttattttagggttttggtttcatatgagtattctcttacaaaaatgaacaatatggaaaaatgttttacataatatacatgtataacccagatcaaattgcttaccatatctaggaaaggagagaagggagagagagggaaacaatttggatcatataatttcagaaaactaatgtggaaagttgttattacacataattgggtaaaataaagtatttttttaaaaggggggaggtgggggaggagatAAAAAGCTGCTATCTTGAGGCAATTTCCCAAAAGAGAGGTTACCAACCCTGAAGTGatcccattcctattaaaattccATGGTCTCTCACCCTGATCTTGTCATTCAAAGTTTTGTCATTTGAGTCTTCATCAAAGCACTTCTGGGGGTAAACATAGATGCCATTGTTCTTCAGATCCTCCTGAATCTGAGGGAGGCAGAAATTTCACTTCAATCCTTGCAAGGCCATGGACCCTTTCTCCCTGATATAGCTTCCCACCAAAGACCCAACTACTCCATGGGAagatctttcctccctttcccacctcTCATCCAACTGACCTTCTCTCTCCCAGTTGTGGTCTTTATTTCCACTTATTGATGAAACTCTACCCTAAACCTGGGAATGAAGTCTCCTGGTCAGTTCCCTAAAATGTCCAGTTTCCAGTTGATAATGATCCTCCAGGCCTGGCCCAGTTCCCCCTTACCTGCCACCTGAAAGATTCCCTCTCTTCTAAGGTGAGGCTATCTGCCCGGGCAATAACAGGAACAACATTCACCACCCGACACAGACGCTTCAGAAACTCTATGTCTAGGGGCCGAAGACTAGGAGACAggaaggtggggggagagaaTGAGCCCATTTTCCAACTCAAGTGAATCTAGATCCCTCTTTTTATCTCAAATCCTGCTAGTACCTAGAGCTTTCAATCAGCAATATTAGTCAGGTTTGGGGGATTGGGACCCATAACAGGCTAGTCCCACAAATCATGTGTATGTGTCTAATGGTGCCATCCCCTCACCCTGCCAGTGGTGGCTCCCCTTTGCTCTCCCCTCACCAGTGCCCTGTGGGAGGCACAAAGTACACACAGATGTGCACCCGTGTGTCAGGGATGTGGTGCTGCCGAGTGATGAGAACCTCTTCCTGCAGGTAGCGCTCATATTGATCATTGATATAGTTCAGGATGGGGTCCCaactggaaaggaaaagggaagacaCTGTGAGAAAGCATCTTGGGGATCCCAACTTCCCGTCCCACCCCTATGATTGTTGTCACCAACAATTTAGGGTTCATTTCAAGAGCTACAGAATAATCTAAAATAtggttctttccctggagagtaTAATCCAGATGAGGAGAAGAGGCTTATACAGACAAATGTAAATAGTAACACAAAGTAGCCTTTAGCAAGTATTGCAAGGAGGAGTGATCACTGAAGCTTGGGTGGTGGGGTGAGTCTTCATGGAAGTTTGGGACTTGACCTGATCCCTGAAAGGTCAGGCCTCCCTTAACTCCTAGTCAGACTTAGTATagggattttaaaatataataataattttacatttaagcattttaaaatgttttatttattaaactttattttaattcttaatattaaaatatcaatttaaatattaaagact
The window above is part of the Monodelphis domestica isolate mMonDom1 chromosome 7, mMonDom1.pri, whole genome shotgun sequence genome. Proteins encoded here:
- the SEPTIN12 gene encoding septin-12 isoform X2 — translated: MAGTSKRSTSPHASRSSSPKASPCEMFGYVGIEAVLDQLKIKAMKTGFEFNIMVVGRSGLGKSTMVNTLFKSKVWKSSPVNKLGPLPQTLQLQSVTHTIEEKGVKLKLTVTDTPGFGDQINNDKCWDPILNYINDQYERYLQEEVLITRQHHIPDTRVHICVYFVPPTGHCLRPLDIEFLKRLCRVVNVVPVIARADSLTLEERESFRWQIQEDLKNNGIYVYPQKCFDEDSNDKTLNDKIREKIPFAVVGADREHLVNGKCVLGRKTKWGIIEVENMAHCEFPLLRDLLIRLLSQVPICRTSKTSPIMFTMKIIECTD
- the SEPTIN12 gene encoding septin-12 isoform X1; protein product: MAGTSKRSTSPHASRSSSPKASPCEMFGYVGIEAVLDQLKIKAMKTGFEFNIMVVGRSGLGKSTMVNTLFKSKVWKSSPVNKLGPLPQTLQLQSVTHTIEEKGVKLKLTVTDTPGFGDQINNDKCWDPILNYINDQYERYLQEEVLITRQHHIPDTRVHICVYFVPPTGHCLRPLDIEFLKRLCRVVNVVPVIARADSLTLEERESFRWQIQEDLKNNGIYVYPQKCFDEDSNDKTLNDKIREKIPFAVVGADREHLVNGKCVLGRKTKWGIIEVENMAHCEFPLLRDLLIRSHMQDLKDITHNVHYENYRVHRLNESHLLTKGAGWVTLSPPTRRNTGGSSRGQRWNRDESENAC